The sequence below is a genomic window from Phycisphaerae bacterium.
GATCGATCGATTCAAGCTCTCGCTCGACACGATGATCCGCCATTTCAAGGAACATCCGGAAGACCTCGACGTCTATCTGTTTCAGAATCAACGCTACGTGTTCTTCCGCGAATCCGCGGGTGGGCCGTACGGCTGTCTGGCCGAACGCGTTATCCCGTATCACAGCATCGCGACGGATAAGGAGATCTTTCCTCGTGCGTGTCTGGCCTTTACCGACACACGGATTCCGCATGAGCCCGGGGTTTCGATGCGACCGTTCCGATCGTTCGTGCTGGATCAGGACCGTGGTGCCGCGATCCGCGCGCCGGGTCGCACCGACATCTACATGGGCGTGGGCGAGGACGCCGGCAAGATGGCTGGCTTCACCTACAGCGAGGGCAAGCTCTATTACCTTTTCGTCAAGGAAGGCGTGAGCCCGCAACAGTCCATCGCCCAGCAAACCCCGCCGCCGACCGACGAGGTCCCCGTCGAAACGGTTTCCGATCAATAGTGGCTGCGTCTTTGATCAGCCGCCACGTCGTGCCGGATGGACATGCTTTGCCGCCCGCCTTAAAATAAGTCCATGCCTCGTCCCGATGGACGTGGGCAGGGTTCAGCTCGAGATGGGCCATTGCGATGTTCCGTCGCGAGATGAGCTGTGGAGAGGTGGCTGAGTGGCTTAAAGCAACGGTTTGCTAAATCGTCGTACGGGTAACACTGTACCGGGGGTTCGAATCCCCCCCTCTCCGATTCATCGCGGGCGGTTTGTGCAAGTGCTGATGACCATGGCGTTTGCGCAGGCTGTTTCTCCTTGGCACAGTCGAGTGTGCCAGGATTGTGTCATTTTGGCCTCCCGACGCTACAAACCGCCGCTTTGTCCTTGATTCCTTACTTGCGTTTGATGCGATTTCCGTCGTCTTCTTGCCAACCGTCTTATTCAACATGTTCATCGCTTGGTTCCGCCCGTGCGGCGGCTCCTGTGTTAATTACGCGGCCGGCGTGTCATGGGCGACGCTGCCCGTTTCTCCGTCCGCAAAGGTCAACTCCGTCATATGTCTCTGCGATTCGCGATCACTTAGGTGGTGGTAGATGTCGATAATAGAACTGTCGCGGAACCGAAACTTGAGAGGCTCGATCACGTCCCGCACGAAGGCTAACCCAGGCGATCTACCTGTTCTGTCGACTGAGTAAACACGCTAGTGTTGTTATGCCCAGCCACGGGCACTACGTTGGGGCGTCATCCTATCCTATCACAAAGCACAAAAAGCAGACTGGCGACAGAATCGGGCTCAGCGCCCGTGCATCTAGCCGCCCAATGAGACCATGGCCGTATCCTGTCGCAACGGGCCGGCTTGCTTCTTACCGTTGACGACGTCGCAAACAAGAGACATTGCTCGGCGCGCCTGAAATGCGCCGCTTCGCCAACACGATGACAAATCGACGTGGCGAGAATCCAACAGGCAAGGGAACAACTTTCCGTCGGCGGTTACTCGGATACGTCTACACTGGCTGCAGAACGATTCGCTGAGCGGGGCGATGATGCCGATGATGCCTTCACCAAACTCGCTCACGGCAGTGAACCGGGCGGCGGTTTCACCAGCCTGACGGGGCAACGGCCGCAGTTCAAAGTCCGCGCCGAGTCTCTTTTTGATCTCGCTGCCCAAGAGACAATGTGCGCGGTTGAAATTCGCCGCCGGCCCGATGGGCATGGCTTCGAGGAAGCGGATTTCGAATCCCCGGCGAAAGGCCCACTGGGCGAGACGGGCTAGTTCGTCGTCATTAACACCGCGAAGCGCGACCACGTTGATCTTCGGCGCCGGGAATCCTTCGGCCACGGCGGATTCGAGACCTTCGAGAACGGGCCGCAATTCGCCACCCGTCAAATTGCGGTAACGTTCGGGAGCCAAGGTGTCGAGCGAGACATTCAACCGGTCGAGCCCCGCGCGGTGGAGGACACGGGCAGTTTGTGCCAGGCGTTGCCCATTGGTTGTCATGGCGATTTCCAGGTTGGGTGCCGCGCTGCGAATCGCCGACAACAAAGGAGCGAGCGTAGGGTGCAAGAGCGGCTCACCGCCGGTAATCCGCAATTGCTTCAATCCGTGGGCTTCATAAAGCAGTCGCACCAAATCGACCCGCTGAGCATCTGATAGCGCGCGGGCGAGCGCGGAGTACCCCGCTTTGCCGGCCGGCCGGCAATAGGCACACCGCAAATCGCACGCGCCCGTTACCGACAAGCGCAGGTGATCGATGACTCGACCGCAGCCGTCGATGAGTGGACCGGCGGGGGACTCTTCCGCGTCGGCGGTCGCGACGATCGCCTCTTCCACGGACATCACGGGTAGCGCGATCATGGTGGTCATCAGAACTTGAACTGGTATTGCAAATAGAGAAAGTCCGCGTCGCGGGAGAACCCCGAACTGTTGATGAAGTTGCTCGGCCAGAAGTGCGACCAGCCGAAAAGGAAGGAAGAATGGACGTCGACCTGCCAGTTCACCGTGAGGTCGAGTTCGTCGCCCACGTCATTGCCTGACGATCCGGTCGCATTACGCCGGATTGGCACCCCTCCCGCGTTGTACAGGGCGTCCAGGTTCGAATCGAGCCAAAAGTGGTAGTAAAACGCCTTGACGGTCACATCTTTGAAGGGCTTGAATGAGAAATTGACGTTGGGGGCGATGATGTTCTGCCGCCCGACGAGATCGATGTAGCCCAAAAAGGCGTGACCGGTGGGGAAAAGCTGGTGAAACGTGTCGTGGCTGTTGTCGCGCGGCGTGTCGTCGCCGGTCGCGTAATCGAAGCCGAGCCCCGCGCGCGGCGTCATGGGCACATCCTTGAAGGTGTAGCCGCCCTCGCTGCCTACCATCCATGCGTGCACCTCATCGCCATCCCATTTGCCAAACTGACCCGCACCCTCGACGTCAGAATCGAAGCCGCAACTCGCTCCTCCGAATCTCCCGCCGAGGGTGTAGATATTCAAATCGCCCATCCGGTTGTTGGCGTTGGTAAGGAACCCGTCATCGTTGAGACCGAAAAAGTACAGGTCCACGACGTGGTCGGCGATTCCCTTGTAGCTCGCGTAGGTACCGTAGAACTGCTGCTCTTCCCGCCAATGATCGATCTTGTGGTTCATGCCCTCGTTGATGTGCGTGTTCCAGGGGTTGGAAAACGGCTTGGTCGCGAACACGACCGGCTTGGCCCAGAAGAAGTCGATGTCGAGCTTTGAGCTGGTGTAAAAGAGCTTGGCGCCGTCGAACCGCCGCCCCTCGTTCATCCAATCCAATGCGCCGACGAGTCGTTCCTTTCCGTAGCTCAGTTTCTGACGGCCGGCGCGCAGCGTCAGCGGCGTCTGTTCGCCAAGTATGCGCAGGTCCGCAAACAACTGTTCAAAGTCGAATGTGTTCTCCATCCCCGGGACCTGCGGCAGGTCGCGGTCGGCGACGCGAGCGTCGATCCCCTCGAAGAAAACTCGAAAGAGGTCGCGATAGCGCAGGTCTGCGTGCAACAGGTGGCGATAAAGAAGGTACGTGTCTTGCGTGGGATGGCGGAACCCGAAATTGAGGTTCGTCTGCGACTCCATTCGATACCGCGCCTCGCCGCCCAGCCGGAGCGTCCAGTCGGGACCGAGGTGGATGCGCTTGATCGGATCGAAGAAATCGGGCTTGTAGCTGCCGGGCGGTCCGTCAAGGTAAGAAAAATCCTCGTTGTAGCGCAGGGCGAGGTACTTCGGCCCGGGCAACGCCGCCGGAGCGGTTGTCGTCGGCTTTACTGTCTCTGCCGGATGACTCGTCGGGACTGGAGCGGAGTTCTGTGCCGTTGCTCGATTGGCAAGAACGCAGAAGCCCGTCAGCGCGGCAAATAGACGAACACAGATCGACATAGGAGCCCGACCCATTACATTCCGGTGCCGAACAGGCTCTCAAGGAATGGCGAAATGACGTTGGTCACAAACGAGCCGAAGAGCGATACAAAGACTCCACTCAGGATGGTCCCAATGGTGTTGATAATTACCGCCGTGAATTGATCGCCAAAGCTGTCAACAAATGGGGGCATGTCCGTTCCTTTCTATTTTCTATCTCACCCTTAGACTGCCACCGGGACGCATCCGGCAGTCTCTATCGAATACACTTCCGCACATCGGCCGCAAAGCCCGTCCTCCGGGCGCCAGCCGGGCAAGTTTTCGCGAACGACATTGTCAATCTGCTCAAGTTGTGACGCGGACGCCCAATCAAATGTCTTGAACTTACAGGCCGGACACGGATCGCCGGGCAGGATCGCACGCCGATGAGGGCTTGCGCCGTCGTTCTCCGCTACGCCCGTCCAAGTGGCGCGCGTCCAGGCGAGTAATTCCTGATGCGTGGGCCGGCCGGCGGCGAACTTCGTCCAGAAATGGTCGAAAACTTCATCCGCCGCCTGCGAATCGCAGATGCCCCAGGCCAGCGCGAACTCCCTTTGCCGCTGGGTCTTCAGAAGCCGGGCGGTAGGATTGGACTGCGCGAGTCGGGCATCAATACTGAGGGCCCAGAGCAACGCGTAACGATCGCGCCCGAGGTTGCGGGCGGCCAAACTGGAACCGGATGGCCGCGCGGCCACATCGTATTCAAAACCAGGATCGAGCATGTCATCGATGTGCAGTAACTCGTGGCGCGCCCAATAGGCGAAGGCCGCGTCGTCAAGCAGCGTCGCCGCGGCGACGGTCAAGACCACGGAATAAGTTCCGGGCTTCCCGAACAACTCCGCCGACTGCCCGCCGCGCCCTCCGGCCGGGGTGATTACGACGCGCGATACTTCACGAGTGATGAACCTGAACTCATTGACGATATCGTTTATGCGTCGGTGGAAGCCGAGTTGCTCAAACCAGCGCTCGTGAAATTGGCGGAAGACGGCGTCGCGCGCTTCGCCCTCCGGCTCATTGTGGCAGCGGGCGAATTCGCGGTGATAGGCCCGCGATTGTGCGGCGTCGCCGCGGACCGCCTCGAACACGACGCGCTCGACCAGATCGGGCTGAATGACAAGTAACATCGGTCTACCTTTCCGCCATCGCCGCGGCAAGCGTCGGGCCGAGTTCGACCGTTCCCTCGCCGGGCGCGCCACACGTGATCGTGCTGTCCTCTTCGCTGATCGGCCGCAATTCGATCCAGCGCGCCCCCATCGGAACGGCCAGTGCCGCGCACCATTCACTGAGAACGCGATCGGCGATGTTGGCCGCCGCCAGAAAGAAGGGTGGCGGCTCGGCGCGACGAATCCTCTCGAAAAAGGCCGGCATCCACGTCGCCGCATGGTCCTTCAGAAACGAGCGCTGTGCCGAATGACAACTCGCCGCGTCCTCCAGTCGGCCGTCGGCAAGCGCCTGCGCCTCCCGCAGCGCAAGGACGAAGAGAAACTCCCATTGCGCAACCACGTGATCGGGGCGTTCGGCGATCAGCCCGGCCGTCTCGAATCCGAACGCGGCATAAAACCCGGAAATATCCGCGAGCCGCTGGCTTTGCTGAAAGACCTCCGCCTGACCGTACTCCAATTCATAGGGGGGGCAGGCCGAGCGAACGGTGTGGCCGAGCAACCGATTGCGTGCGTCGAGGATGTGGTCGAAGGGCGGTCGATCGGCAAAGAGTGGCCGGAGGTTGGCCTCGTCGATTGACAATACACCGGCCGCCAACGAGAGTTCGCGATGGAGCGCCTCGTCCCCGAGCCGCTCAAACACGCCGACGTCATCGACTCCAAAAAGCTCCGCGAGGAAACGGGCGCATCGCGCCCGCGCCAGGCACTGCACGGAGTATTCAGTGCGTGTGTCTTCGTGAGCGGGGCGTGACGCCGCTTCGGACTCAGATTGAGTTGGCATGTTTGTCGGGTCGGACATGGACCGGCTCCTCCACCTGCGTCCGGAAGATCTCGCGATTCTTTCGGTCGAAGGCGATGATGGTGTCGTTGAACATCTCGAACTTCTTGCCGTCGCGCGTCGTCTCATACACCTTCGGCCCTTCCTTCATTTCATACCGCGCGATGATGCGGTTCGAGCGCCGGAAGAGCTGCAACACGGCCAGGAGTTCGCGATCGGGATAGCGATAGCGCTCGACGGCCTGCTGCACGCAGGGTCCGAACATCTGTTCGAGGTACTTCGTGGGCACCCAGCGGGGCGGGATGTAATAGCCGTTGGGCTCTGTGCCGAATTGCGGGTAGAGCGGCAGGGCCACTTTAGCAACGTGAATCAAGTAGAACAGCGGATTGTGCCGGTCTTCGACCCACACATTGTCGGGATCGACCTTGACGAGTCCCTGCATGCGGACCTGACCGATGCATGCCGCCATACAGCGCGTTTCCATCGGCACGCCGTCAGACTCCGGGTCGGTCCCTTCGATGCGGGGATAGCAGGCGATGCACTTCTCACTCGTCCGCGTCGTGCCGCGGTACATCGACTTTTTGTACGGACAGGCCTCGACGCATTTGCGATAACCGCGGCATTCCTTCTGGTCGATCAGGACAATGCCGTCCTCCGGCCGCTTGTAGATCGCGTTGCGCGGGCACGCCGCCAGACACGCGGGATACGAACAGTGGTTGCAAAGACGGGCGAGGTAATAGAACCACGCCTTGTGCTTCTTGTCGCCGGTCGCATCCTCGCCGCTGCCGAAGTCCATCGGGCGCGTCCGGCCGCCCGTGGGTGTGTCTTCGTGGATGTTGGGCGCTGTCCATTCCTCCTCCGTGGGGAGATAACCCAGAACGAGATTGGGTTGGCCGTTTCGGGCGATCACCTCCGGCGATTCGAAGATGTTCTTGCCCTTGAGTTCGCCATAGGGTCGGCGGCGGTCATCATTCGGCGCACCGTCCCACGACATCCCGTTGGGATTGGCCTGGCTGAGCAGGTCCAGGATCTTGACGTCCCAGTGCTGGGGATATCCGCCGTAGGGCTTCGTCTCGACATTGGTCCACCACATGTTCTCCTGGCCTTTGGAGAACGTCCACGTGCTTTTGCAGGCCATGGTGCAGGTCTGGCACCCGATGCAGCGGTTAATGTTGATGACGAAGGCGAACTGCTCCTTTGGCGCCGCCGGGGCGTAGGGATAATTCATCGCTCGACCGAGTTGCCAGTTATAGACAGCAGGCATGGCGCACTCCTAGGGTTGAAGGACTGGCAGGCTCATGCCGGCGGCCGTCTGATCTACGGCCAGCCGCCTCGCCCGCGGACCCCACAGTCCAAATTGCTCTTCAATCATCGAATGGATCA
It includes:
- a CDS encoding radical SAM protein produces the protein MIALPVMSVEEAIVATADAEESPAGPLIDGCGRVIDHLRLSVTGACDLRCAYCRPAGKAGYSALARALSDAQRVDLVRLLYEAHGLKQLRITGGEPLLHPTLAPLLSAIRSAAPNLEIAMTTNGQRLAQTARVLHRAGLDRLNVSLDTLAPERYRNLTGGELRPVLEGLESAVAEGFPAPKINVVALRGVNDDELARLAQWAFRRGFEIRFLEAMPIGPAANFNRAHCLLGSEIKKRLGADFELRPLPRQAGETAARFTAVSEFGEGIIGIIAPLSESFCSQCRRIRVTADGKLFPCLLDSRHVDLSSCWRSGAFQARRAMSLVCDVVNGKKQAGPLRQDTAMVSLGG
- a CDS encoding alginate export family protein, with amino-acid sequence MSICVRLFAALTGFCVLANRATAQNSAPVPTSHPAETVKPTTTAPAALPGPKYLALRYNEDFSYLDGPPGSYKPDFFDPIKRIHLGPDWTLRLGGEARYRMESQTNLNFGFRHPTQDTYLLYRHLLHADLRYRDLFRVFFEGIDARVADRDLPQVPGMENTFDFEQLFADLRILGEQTPLTLRAGRQKLSYGKERLVGALDWMNEGRRFDGAKLFYTSSKLDIDFFWAKPVVFATKPFSNPWNTHINEGMNHKIDHWREEQQFYGTYASYKGIADHVVDLYFFGLNDDGFLTNANNRMGDLNIYTLGGRFGGASCGFDSDVEGAGQFGKWDGDEVHAWMVGSEGGYTFKDVPMTPRAGLGFDYATGDDTPRDNSHDTFHQLFPTGHAFLGYIDLVGRQNIIAPNVNFSFKPFKDVTVKAFYYHFWLDSNLDALYNAGGVPIRRNATGSSGNDVGDELDLTVNWQVDVHSSFLFGWSHFWPSNFINSSGFSRDADFLYLQYQFKF
- a CDS encoding molecular chaperone TorD family protein, which translates into the protein MSDPTNMPTQSESEAASRPAHEDTRTEYSVQCLARARCARFLAELFGVDDVGVFERLGDEALHRELSLAAGVLSIDEANLRPLFADRPPFDHILDARNRLLGHTVRSACPPYELEYGQAEVFQQSQRLADISGFYAAFGFETAGLIAERPDHVVAQWEFLFVLALREAQALADGRLEDAASCHSAQRSFLKDHAATWMPAFFERIRRAEPPPFFLAAANIADRVLSEWCAALAVPMGARWIELRPISEEDSTITCGAPGEGTVELGPTLAAAMAER
- a CDS encoding 4Fe-4S dicluster domain-containing protein, with amino-acid sequence MPAVYNWQLGRAMNYPYAPAAPKEQFAFVININRCIGCQTCTMACKSTWTFSKGQENMWWTNVETKPYGGYPQHWDVKILDLLSQANPNGMSWDGAPNDDRRRPYGELKGKNIFESPEVIARNGQPNLVLGYLPTEEEWTAPNIHEDTPTGGRTRPMDFGSGEDATGDKKHKAWFYYLARLCNHCSYPACLAACPRNAIYKRPEDGIVLIDQKECRGYRKCVEACPYKKSMYRGTTRTSEKCIACYPRIEGTDPESDGVPMETRCMAACIGQVRMQGLVKVDPDNVWVEDRHNPLFYLIHVAKVALPLYPQFGTEPNGYYIPPRWVPTKYLEQMFGPCVQQAVERYRYPDRELLAVLQLFRRSNRIIARYEMKEGPKVYETTRDGKKFEMFNDTIIAFDRKNREIFRTQVEEPVHVRPDKHANSI